A part of Hydrogenobacter sp. T-8 genomic DNA contains:
- a CDS encoding phosphatidate cytidylyltransferase — MELSLRSREAIGILVGGLAIALVLSPYPIFYAGVLALSLLIGYEISKALKFELFYMPPIAFLISSLSLELGLVSVMLLSLYAGWRVWSMDELFKALLICVYAGVLPAFLLGLKEDYALLKLLVFVWSVDVFSYYVGKNFGRRPLSPRLSPKKTWEGLVGGGFAGVITMLVFNGFKGILWSLPLIAIALMGDLFKSFIKRQVGIKDFSNVLGEHGGFTDRFDSLLFTAPVYLFLLKF; from the coding sequence TTGGAGCTGTCCTTAAGGAGTAGAGAGGCTATTGGAATACTTGTGGGTGGGCTTGCCATAGCCTTGGTTTTGTCTCCTTATCCAATTTTCTATGCGGGTGTGCTTGCCTTGTCCTTGCTTATAGGCTACGAGATTTCTAAGGCTCTAAAGTTTGAACTTTTCTACATGCCACCTATTGCCTTTCTGATTAGCTCCCTTTCCCTTGAACTTGGTCTTGTATCTGTTATGCTTTTGTCCCTTTACGCTGGGTGGAGAGTATGGTCTATGGATGAGCTTTTCAAGGCTCTTTTAATATGCGTGTATGCTGGGGTTCTTCCTGCGTTTTTACTCGGTTTGAAAGAGGACTACGCTCTACTAAAACTTTTGGTTTTTGTTTGGTCTGTGGATGTGTTTTCTTATTATGTGGGGAAAAACTTTGGCAGAAGACCTCTTTCTCCTCGCCTCTCTCCAAAGAAAACATGGGAAGGTCTTGTAGGTGGTGGCTTTGCTGGTGTAATAACCATGTTGGTCTTTAATGGCTTTAAGGGTATTCTTTGGTCTTTACCTCTCATAGCTATAGCCCTTATGGGAGACCTTTTCAAGAGCTTTATAAAGAGACAGGTAGGTATAAAGGACTTTTCCAACGTGCTTGGAGAACATGGAGGGTTTACAGACAGGTTTGATTCTCTACTTTTTACAGCACCAGTTTACCTGTTTCTTTTAAAATTTTGA
- a CDS encoding TldD/PmbA family protein codes for MEKIRAWIEEAISPGYEYEVYMEHRKKTTLESADESLENLLRAEEAGIGIRVFKDRKMGFSYTTDLDKEAIKECVKVATQVCDITPEDYGFSLGACQDFGNLETYYDKEGLKRPLEEKIDLIISLERRAKELDPRVKGVRKVSLKETELEVVCFNSCGLFYEYRGTWYTLIMAVLAEEGGDSSISYEYSGNRFLSDLPFEKLVEDVVFKATASLNPSQMETIKMPAVFFREASAMLLEAFSTLFLGDALVKGKTFLRGKEGTEVFSQKLTIVDDGTLNGGFMSLPVDAEGYTMSRKVLVDEGVFKGFLHSTYTALRSGAKPTGNSVRESFRSLPLSGITNLYIDPGEKSLEDLLQGDVFLITDLMGLHTVDPVSGDFSLGASGIIYKGGRRLKGVRGVVIGGNIRDIWSSVIEVGNDLRFYGNVGSPSILVENITVGG; via the coding sequence ATGGAAAAGATTAGGGCTTGGATAGAAGAGGCTATTTCCCCGGGTTATGAGTATGAAGTATATATGGAGCATAGGAAAAAGACAACCCTTGAAAGTGCTGATGAGAGCTTAGAAAATCTTCTGAGGGCGGAGGAGGCAGGAATTGGCATAAGGGTCTTCAAAGATAGAAAAATGGGTTTTTCTTACACTACAGACCTTGATAAAGAAGCAATAAAGGAGTGTGTAAAAGTTGCCACACAGGTATGTGATATAACACCAGAGGATTATGGATTTTCTCTTGGTGCTTGTCAGGATTTTGGAAACTTGGAAACATACTACGACAAGGAGGGTCTCAAGAGACCTCTTGAGGAAAAGATAGACTTAATAATTAGCTTGGAACGGAGAGCAAAGGAGCTAGACCCGAGGGTAAAGGGTGTAAGAAAAGTAAGCCTTAAAGAAACAGAGCTTGAAGTAGTTTGTTTTAATTCCTGTGGGCTTTTTTATGAGTATAGAGGAACATGGTATACACTTATTATGGCAGTGCTTGCGGAAGAAGGGGGAGATTCTTCCATATCCTACGAGTATTCTGGTAACAGGTTTCTCTCTGACTTACCTTTTGAGAAACTCGTGGAGGATGTGGTTTTTAAAGCCACCGCAAGCCTTAATCCTTCGCAGATGGAAACCATAAAAATGCCTGCGGTTTTCTTCAGAGAAGCATCTGCGATGCTACTTGAAGCCTTTAGCACTCTATTCCTCGGCGACGCCCTCGTGAAAGGCAAGACCTTCCTAAGGGGTAAAGAAGGGACAGAAGTTTTCTCACAAAAGCTCACCATAGTAGACGATGGCACTTTAAATGGTGGTTTTATGAGCCTTCCAGTAGATGCGGAAGGTTACACTATGAGTAGAAAGGTTTTGGTGGATGAGGGTGTATTTAAGGGTTTCCTCCATAGCACCTACACTGCCCTCAGGTCAGGAGCAAAGCCCACTGGCAACTCGGTAAGAGAGAGTTTCAGAAGCTTACCTCTCTCTGGCATAACAAACCTCTACATAGACCCTGGAGAGAAAAGCCTTGAAGACCTACTCCAGGGAGATGTTTTCCTTATTACAGACCTCATGGGCTTGCACACAGTAGACCCAGTATCTGGAGACTTCTCTCTTGGCGCCTCTGGTATAATATACAAAGGAGGAAGGAGGTTAAAAGGCGTGAGGGGGGTCGTTATAGGAGGAAACATAAGGGACATTTGGAGCTCTGTGATAGAGGTGGGTAATGACCTAAGATTTTATGGAAACGTGGGCTCACCCTCTATTCTTGTTGAAAACATAACCGTGGGAGGTTAA
- a CDS encoding ABC transporter substrate-binding protein, with protein sequence MKSFVFALGFIVLSFLPFYLTSSPRGGEVSFVRLKPENFHIREGREGGELRFVLSSDPRTLNPALAQETSSTAVLSDLFTGLTKTDLKTMRVVPDLAEGWEEKEGGRVYIFHLRRNVRWSDGEPFTAEDVVFTYRDIYLNPQIPNSTGDMFKGILKSREDIGNFVKKIDDYTVEFRLPESFAPFLNALSAPILPKHKLEKFVKEGNFMTAWNVNTDPKEIVGTGPYRLKRYIKGVMVEYEANPYYYEYDNSNRQLPYIKRKIGYIVQDPDTALLKYSLGEIDYMGVRPQDVLFMSRVKNTTLYDLGPTPSTTFLVFNQNPSSGVPNYKLKWFQNRDFRRAISHAIDREGICYLVYNGLADPLYGPITPANRPYYTEGLFPVYEYNLKKARAILESLGFKDRNGDGWLEDPEGNTLEIVLLTNAGNKEREAIGNMIKEDLEKIGIKVIFRPIDFNSLVSRLTSQPYDWEAVIIGLTGSMDPHFGRNVWHSSGTLHMWNPRQGKPQTHWEKNIDELFDLGARETNFEKRVDIYRRAYRIIAQEQPMIFLATPKSMLAVRNKFENLFPTVWGWYREEALFLR encoded by the coding sequence GTGAAGTCCTTTGTTTTCGCTTTGGGCTTTATAGTTTTATCCTTTTTGCCCTTTTATCTGACCTCTTCACCAAGGGGTGGGGAGGTTTCTTTCGTGAGGCTAAAGCCAGAGAACTTCCATATAAGGGAAGGTAGAGAAGGAGGAGAGCTAAGGTTTGTCTTAAGCTCTGACCCAAGAACACTAAACCCAGCCTTGGCTCAGGAAACTTCTTCCACTGCGGTGCTTTCTGACCTCTTTACAGGTCTCACCAAGACAGACCTCAAAACCATGCGGGTAGTCCCAGACCTTGCGGAGGGGTGGGAAGAGAAGGAGGGTGGAAGAGTGTATATCTTTCATCTTAGAAGAAATGTAAGGTGGAGCGATGGTGAGCCATTTACTGCGGAGGATGTGGTCTTTACCTACAGGGATATATACCTCAATCCTCAAATACCTAACTCCACTGGAGATATGTTTAAAGGTATTCTAAAAAGCCGAGAGGACATAGGGAACTTCGTAAAGAAAATAGACGACTACACAGTGGAGTTTAGACTGCCAGAGTCTTTTGCACCCTTCTTGAATGCCCTGTCCGCACCCATACTTCCCAAGCACAAGTTGGAGAAGTTCGTAAAAGAAGGAAACTTTATGACCGCATGGAACGTGAACACAGACCCAAAGGAGATAGTGGGAACAGGACCATACAGGCTCAAAAGGTATATAAAGGGTGTTATGGTGGAATACGAGGCAAACCCCTACTACTACGAATATGACAACTCTAACAGGCAACTACCCTACATAAAGAGAAAAATAGGATACATAGTGCAAGACCCAGACACTGCCCTTTTGAAGTATTCCCTGGGAGAGATTGACTACATGGGTGTAAGACCTCAGGATGTGCTTTTTATGAGCAGAGTAAAGAACACCACCCTCTACGACCTTGGACCAACACCGTCCACTACCTTTTTGGTCTTTAATCAAAACCCCAGCTCTGGCGTTCCAAACTATAAGCTCAAATGGTTTCAAAACAGAGACTTCAGAAGAGCCATATCACACGCCATAGACAGAGAGGGTATATGCTACCTTGTTTACAACGGCTTGGCAGACCCACTATATGGACCCATAACCCCTGCCAACAGACCCTACTACACAGAAGGGCTTTTCCCAGTTTACGAATACAACTTAAAAAAGGCGAGGGCGATACTTGAAAGTCTTGGTTTCAAAGACAGAAATGGTGATGGATGGCTTGAAGACCCAGAAGGCAATACCCTTGAGATAGTGCTTCTTACCAATGCAGGCAACAAGGAAAGGGAAGCCATAGGAAACATGATAAAGGAGGACCTTGAGAAAATAGGAATAAAGGTCATATTCAGACCCATAGACTTCAACAGCCTTGTAAGCAGGCTCACATCTCAACCCTATGACTGGGAGGCGGTTATAATAGGACTTACAGGCTCAATGGACCCTCATTTTGGAAGAAACGTCTGGCACTCTTCGGGAACGCTTCATATGTGGAACCCAAGACAAGGCAAACCACAAACTCATTGGGAAAAGAATATTGACGAGCTTTTTGACTTGGGGGCAAGAGAAACAAACTTTGAAAAAAGAGTAGATATATACAGAAGAGCTTACCGTATCATAGCGCAGGAACAGCCTATGATATTCCTCGCTACTCCCAAGAGCATGCTTGCGGTAAGGAATAAGTTTGAAAACCTCTTTCCCACCGTTTGGGGATGGTATAGGGAAGAGGCTTTATTTCTTAGGTGA
- the dxr gene encoding 1-deoxy-D-xylulose-5-phosphate reductoisomerase, whose translation MKKLGVLGSTGSVGSQTLEVVKAYREDFELVGILAKRASERLLLQAVELKPKFVSCYEEPSEEWLSKLPEGTTFLKGEEGLVAVIEGSDMVMNAISGTDGILPTYLALQKGKRLLASNKESLICLRDFVRENREKIVPVDSEHNALFQIMLGLKGEEIKKVYLTASGGPFRDKSLEDLKHVSVEDALKHPTWKMGAKITIDSATLMNKGMELIEAINLFDLEVESLDVVIHPQSIVHGIVELIDGSFIFHTSQTDMRIPILYSLYYPERKPFPFERKSLLDLSPITFERVDTEKFRSIPLCKWVALMGGVYPAVLVGADQIAVELFLQGRIGFLDIVNLVEEILSSVSLKDPQSLEDVLSAIDWAYKKGLELLEVVG comes from the coding sequence ATGAAAAAGTTGGGCGTTCTTGGTTCTACAGGTTCTGTAGGAAGTCAAACCCTTGAGGTGGTAAAGGCATACAGAGAAGACTTTGAGCTTGTGGGTATTTTGGCAAAAAGGGCTTCAGAAAGGCTTCTGCTCCAGGCGGTGGAGCTAAAGCCAAAGTTCGTATCTTGCTACGAAGAGCCATCAGAGGAGTGGCTCTCTAAACTGCCAGAGGGCACCACCTTTCTTAAGGGTGAAGAGGGGCTTGTGGCGGTTATAGAAGGCTCAGACATGGTTATGAACGCCATATCTGGCACGGACGGTATCCTGCCCACATACCTTGCCCTTCAGAAGGGTAAAAGACTACTGGCAAGTAACAAGGAATCCCTCATATGCCTGCGAGACTTTGTGAGGGAAAACAGAGAAAAAATCGTGCCAGTAGACAGCGAACACAATGCCCTCTTCCAGATAATGCTTGGACTAAAAGGAGAAGAGATAAAGAAGGTTTATCTAACCGCCTCTGGAGGACCCTTTAGAGATAAAAGCCTTGAAGACCTAAAGCATGTGAGCGTAGAGGATGCCCTTAAGCACCCCACATGGAAGATGGGGGCAAAGATAACCATAGACTCGGCCACCCTCATGAACAAGGGCATGGAGCTTATAGAGGCTATAAACCTCTTTGACCTTGAGGTGGAAAGCCTTGACGTGGTTATCCACCCTCAGAGCATAGTGCATGGAATTGTGGAGCTTATTGACGGTAGCTTTATCTTTCATACCTCGCAGACAGACATGAGGATACCCATACTCTACAGCCTGTATTATCCAGAGAGGAAACCCTTTCCCTTTGAGAGGAAGAGCCTTTTAGACCTTTCACCCATAACCTTTGAAAGGGTGGATACAGAAAAGTTTAGGAGCATTCCACTGTGTAAATGGGTTGCCCTTATGGGTGGTGTGTATCCAGCGGTTTTGGTGGGTGCGGACCAAATAGCGGTGGAGCTTTTCCTGCAGGGCAGGATAGGCTTCTTGGATATTGTGAACCTTGTGGAAGAAATCCTCAGCTCTGTAAGTTTAAAAGACCCACAAAGCCTTGAAGACGTGCTCTCCGCAATAGATTGGGCATACAAGAAGGGTTTGGAGCTTTTGGAGGTGGTAGGGTGA
- a CDS encoding KpsF/GutQ family sugar-phosphate isomerase, with amino-acid sequence MDEILQKAKRVFDIEIQALGRLRDNLDHNFVRAVELILNCQGKVITTGVGKSGHIARKVASTLSSTGTPAHFLHPAEALHGDLGVIDSGDVVLAFSNSGESPEVNSLIPYIKLLGVPLISITNNPNSTLAKHSEVHIFLSVEKEACPLQLAPTSSSTASLVLGDALAMVLLELKGFTHKDFALRHPAGSLGRRLRQVADLCHKGEEVPIVREDTPMKEAIIEMTSKGFGATAVVDQEGKLTGIITDGDLRRFVNRGGNFDTSVARDVMTRNPKTARMEELAVEALKRMEDYKITVLIVVDKENKPVGIIHMHDILRAGIV; translated from the coding sequence ATGGATGAGATACTCCAGAAGGCTAAAAGGGTTTTTGACATAGAGATTCAAGCCTTAGGGAGGCTCAGAGACAACCTAGACCATAACTTTGTAAGGGCGGTAGAGCTTATTCTAAACTGTCAAGGAAAGGTAATAACTACAGGAGTTGGCAAATCTGGTCATATAGCCCGTAAGGTTGCCTCTACCCTCTCAAGCACTGGCACGCCAGCCCACTTTTTGCACCCTGCGGAGGCTCTTCACGGAGACCTTGGAGTAATAGACTCTGGAGATGTGGTGCTTGCCTTTTCCAACAGCGGTGAGTCTCCCGAGGTAAACTCCCTTATTCCCTACATAAAACTTCTTGGTGTGCCCCTTATATCCATAACCAACAATCCAAACTCCACTCTGGCAAAGCACTCGGAAGTGCATATATTCCTTTCTGTGGAAAAAGAGGCATGCCCCCTACAGCTTGCACCCACAAGTTCCTCCACCGCCTCTCTGGTGCTTGGAGATGCGTTAGCTATGGTTCTTTTGGAGCTCAAGGGTTTTACTCACAAAGACTTTGCCTTGAGGCATCCTGCTGGCTCTCTTGGAAGAAGGCTAAGACAGGTGGCAGACCTTTGCCATAAAGGCGAGGAAGTTCCTATAGTAAGGGAAGACACCCCTATGAAGGAGGCGATAATTGAGATGACCAGCAAGGGCTTTGGTGCTACTGCGGTGGTAGACCAAGAGGGAAAGCTCACAGGCATAATAACTGACGGAGACCTAAGGCGTTTTGTAAACAGAGGTGGAAACTTTGACACAAGTGTAGCCAGGGATGTAATGACAAGGAATCCAAAGACAGCACGCATGGAGGAGCTTGCGGTGGAGGCACTAAAAAGGATGGAGGACTATAAAATAACAGTCCTTATTGTGGTTGACAAGGAAAACAAGCCTGTTGGCATCATACACATGCACGATATACTTAGGGCAGGCATAGTATGA
- the ppa gene encoding inorganic diphosphatase gives MDIRNIPPGKNPPEDIYVVVEIPQDSPIKYELDKESGAIFVDRFLFTAMHYPFNYGFVPQTLADDGDPVDVLVISRYPVAPGSVIRCRPIGGLEMRDEEGVDTKLLAVPHSKLDPTYEDVKSYEDLPKALLDRIKHFFEHYKELEPGKWVKVEGFKGVDFAYEEIRKGIENYKK, from the coding sequence ATGGACATAAGGAACATACCCCCAGGCAAAAACCCACCAGAGGACATCTACGTGGTGGTGGAAATACCCCAAGACAGCCCTATAAAGTATGAGCTTGACAAGGAGAGCGGGGCTATATTCGTGGATAGGTTTCTCTTTACCGCCATGCACTATCCTTTTAACTATGGCTTTGTGCCACAGACCCTTGCGGATGATGGAGACCCAGTGGATGTTTTGGTAATATCTCGCTATCCTGTGGCACCCGGTAGCGTTATAAGGTGCAGACCCATAGGTGGGCTTGAGATGAGAGACGAAGAAGGCGTAGATACAAAGCTACTTGCGGTTCCACACAGCAAGTTAGACCCCACTTACGAAGATGTGAAGTCTTACGAAGACCTGCCAAAGGCTCTCCTTGATAGGATAAAGCATTTCTTTGAACACTATAAGGAGCTTGAACCGGGCAAGTGGGTAAAGGTGGAAGGTTTTAAGGGGGTGGACTTTGCCTACGAGGAGATAAGGAAGGGTATTGAAAACTACAAGAAGTGA
- the pth gene encoding aminoacyl-tRNA hydrolase, translating to MIRLLVGLGNPGKKYEKTRHNVGFMVVDEFLRRLRVQDYSEECLSHLYRVRLQGKELLVVKPQTYMNNSGLAVLNLLEEYDISPEEMLVVYDDLDLPLGRLRLRSEGSSGGHHGIESIIREIKTEKFPRLRVGIGRPKDRNKVVDYVLSPFSGEEEQVLARVLKRASECLQRCVEYGIEESMNFCNAPV from the coding sequence ATGATAAGGCTTCTTGTTGGACTTGGCAACCCCGGTAAAAAATACGAAAAAACTCGTCATAACGTGGGCTTTATGGTGGTGGATGAGTTTCTCAGAAGGTTGAGGGTTCAGGACTATTCGGAGGAATGCCTCTCTCACCTCTACAGGGTAAGGCTTCAAGGCAAGGAGCTTCTCGTGGTAAAACCACAGACCTACATGAACAACTCCGGGCTTGCGGTTCTGAACCTTCTTGAGGAGTATGACATAAGCCCAGAGGAGATGCTGGTGGTCTACGACGACCTGGACCTACCCCTTGGAAGGCTGAGGCTCAGGTCTGAGGGAAGTAGCGGAGGCCATCACGGCATAGAATCCATTATAAGGGAGATAAAAACAGAGAAGTTTCCAAGGCTCAGGGTGGGTATAGGCAGACCGAAGGATAGGAACAAGGTGGTGGACTATGTGCTTTCGCCCTTTAGCGGAGAGGAGGAGCAAGTACTTGCAAGGGTGTTAAAGAGGGCAAGCGAATGCTTGCAAAGGTGCGTTGAATACGGCATAGAGGAGAGCATGAACTTCTGCAATGCCCCAGTGTAA
- a CDS encoding 50S ribosomal protein L25/general stress protein Ctc codes for MKRVQVRLIPRAIGKKSEIKRFRKQGYVPVEVYGKDVENRHAYISIKDLKAFPKGETFLIEAEIDGDKRVCLLREMQMGWLGDNPIHVDLQDITHVSEIEVEVPIEFVGTPAGVSLGGTFEPLMHSLTVKARVDKLPDKITVDVSGLGLGDAIHVRDIVPPEGCVIMDSPEETVAVVLEPEVEETTPAE; via the coding sequence ATGAAAAGGGTTCAGGTAAGGCTCATACCAAGAGCCATAGGGAAAAAGAGCGAGATAAAGAGGTTCAGAAAGCAAGGCTACGTGCCAGTGGAAGTATATGGCAAAGATGTGGAAAACAGGCATGCATACATAAGCATAAAGGACCTAAAAGCCTTTCCGAAGGGTGAAACCTTTCTCATTGAGGCAGAGATTGACGGAGATAAAAGGGTCTGCCTCCTCAGGGAAATGCAGATGGGTTGGCTTGGGGACAATCCCATTCATGTGGACCTGCAGGACATCACCCATGTGAGCGAAATCGAAGTGGAAGTGCCTATAGAGTTTGTTGGCACGCCTGCGGGTGTGTCCCTTGGTGGAACCTTTGAGCCTCTTATGCACAGCCTTACTGTAAAGGCAAGGGTGGACAAGCTCCCTGATAAGATAACTGTTGATGTAAGCGGTTTAGGTCTTGGCGATGCCATCCACGTAAGGGATATTGTCCCACCAGAAGGATGTGTAATCATGGACTCCCCAGAGGAAACCGTGGCTGTGGTGCTTGAGCCTGAGGTGGAGGAGACCACACCAGCTGAATGA
- a CDS encoding ribose-phosphate diphosphokinase — translation MLGSIKLLTGTSNPKLAQEVSEYLGIPLSDVVVGRFSDGEVRVKINESMRGEDVFVIQSLGYPVNESIMELLLMLDALKRASAGRITAVIPYYAYARQDRKDKPRVPISARLLADLITTAGAQRLIVVDLHSPQIQGFFNIPVDNLYALNVLYEYIKDRVKDDLVVVSPDAGGVERARLLANKLGCGIAIIYKRRPEPNVAEVLDLIGDVRDKKAIIVDDIIDTAGTVVAATNMLISKGAKGVLVAATHGIFSGPAIDRLRESPVEEVIVTNTLNMEDKPLEKLRVVSVAPLIGEAIKRAHEGESISSLFV, via the coding sequence ATGCTCGGCTCTATAAAACTTCTGACAGGCACCAGTAATCCAAAGCTCGCACAGGAGGTTTCTGAATATCTCGGCATTCCCCTCTCCGATGTGGTGGTGGGGCGCTTCAGCGATGGAGAGGTAAGGGTGAAGATAAACGAGTCTATGAGGGGTGAGGATGTCTTTGTTATACAGTCCCTGGGTTATCCTGTAAACGAGAGCATAATGGAGCTCCTTCTTATGCTGGATGCTCTCAAGAGAGCTTCCGCAGGAAGAATAACTGCGGTTATTCCCTACTATGCCTATGCAAGGCAGGACAGAAAGGATAAACCGAGGGTGCCAATAAGTGCAAGGCTTTTGGCAGACCTTATAACCACTGCAGGGGCTCAGAGGCTTATAGTGGTGGATCTTCATTCTCCTCAGATTCAGGGCTTTTTCAATATACCGGTGGATAACCTATACGCCTTGAATGTGCTATATGAATACATAAAGGACAGGGTAAAGGATGACCTTGTTGTAGTCTCGCCAGACGCAGGGGGTGTAGAAAGAGCAAGACTTCTTGCCAACAAGTTGGGCTGTGGTATCGCCATAATATACAAGAGGAGACCAGAGCCAAACGTGGCGGAGGTGCTGGACCTAATAGGTGATGTGAGGGACAAGAAAGCCATAATAGTGGACGATATTATAGACACTGCAGGCACAGTGGTCGCTGCCACCAATATGTTGATTTCAAAGGGTGCAAAAGGTGTTCTGGTGGCTGCGACCCATGGAATCTTTTCAGGTCCTGCAATAGATAGGCTCAGAGAATCCCCAGTTGAAGAGGTTATAGTGACAAACACCCTTAACATGGAAGATAAGCCCCTTGAAAAGCTAAGGGTGGTCTCTGTGGCACCGCTTATAGGGGAAGCAATAAAGCGAGCCCATGAGGGCGAGTCCATAAGTTCACTTTTTGTATAA
- the ispE gene encoding 4-(cytidine 5'-diphospho)-2-C-methyl-D-erythritol kinase, translating into MLRLLSPAKLNLGLWLLGKRPDGYHELFTIYQAIDLFDEVFIEEGPLKVETSTGIPMEENLVYKALRLMEELLREEVPFRVFIQKNIPEGGGLGGGSSNVAVVLRAVNELMGKPLGDENLYRIAGQVSSDAPFFLMGGSAIGRGRGEILERVELPKMVFTLIHPGVRCSTSRVYSMVREDILTENIEGDKIIDCLKAGDFGVLQNRLGELAGELYPEVGEVLRFLRGLGRLALVSGSGSSVFSPGEPTQELELACKARGWRLYRVESYGV; encoded by the coding sequence ATGCTTAGGCTTCTCTCGCCAGCAAAGCTGAACCTTGGGTTGTGGCTTCTTGGAAAGAGACCTGACGGATACCACGAGCTTTTCACCATCTATCAAGCTATAGACCTTTTTGATGAGGTCTTTATAGAGGAAGGTCCTCTGAAGGTTGAAACCAGCACGGGCATACCCATGGAGGAAAACCTTGTCTACAAGGCTCTAAGGCTTATGGAAGAACTTCTCAGAGAGGAGGTCCCCTTTAGGGTCTTCATACAGAAGAACATACCCGAAGGCGGAGGCCTTGGTGGTGGGTCTTCCAACGTAGCGGTGGTGCTAAGGGCAGTGAATGAACTTATGGGCAAGCCATTGGGCGATGAAAACCTCTACAGGATAGCAGGTCAGGTGTCTTCTGATGCACCCTTTTTCCTCATGGGTGGCTCCGCCATAGGGAGGGGTAGGGGTGAAATTCTTGAGAGGGTTGAACTGCCAAAGATGGTCTTTACGCTTATACATCCCGGCGTTAGGTGTTCCACCTCACGAGTCTACAGTATGGTAAGAGAGGATATCTTGACAGAGAATATAGAAGGTGATAAAATAATAGATTGCCTAAAGGCTGGAGACTTTGGTGTTCTCCAGAACAGGCTGGGTGAGCTGGCTGGAGAGCTTTACCCAGAGGTGGGTGAAGTGCTCAGATTTTTGAGAGGTTTGGGTAGGTTAGCCCTTGTGAGCGGTAGTGGCTCCAGCGTCTTTAGCCCAGGCGAGCCCACGCAGGAGTTGGAGCTTGCCTGCAAGGCAAGAGGTTGGAGGCTATACAGAGTGGAAAGTTATGGGGTGTAG
- the groES gene encoding co-chaperone GroES has translation MAKLKPLYDKIVVKRFEEQEQRTASGIIIPDTAKEKPQVGEVVAVGEGKLLQNGQQVPPKVKPGDKVVFNKYAGTEVELDGEKFLIMSEDEVLAIVE, from the coding sequence ATGGCAAAGCTCAAACCCCTTTATGACAAGATTGTGGTCAAGAGGTTTGAAGAGCAGGAGCAGAGGACTGCCTCTGGCATAATCATACCAGACACCGCCAAGGAAAAGCCCCAAGTGGGTGAGGTGGTGGCGGTAGGTGAGGGAAAGCTCCTTCAAAACGGTCAGCAAGTTCCACCCAAGGTAAAGCCCGGGGACAAGGTGGTCTTTAACAAGTATGCGGGCACCGAGGTGGAGCTTGATGGAGAGAAGTTCCTTATCATGTCTGAAGATGAAGTGCTTGCAATAGTTGAGTAA